The following nucleotide sequence is from uncultured Draconibacterium sp..
ATTTTCGCGGCTGTTCAGAAAAGCAGTTTTTTTATGAGTATTTAATTACCACTGCGAAGGGTAATTGATTAGACAGCACAGAGTTTTTTGAAGCCATTTGCAAAACGCAAGTGGCTTTTTTATTCCCGAAACTTAGATTTCAAAACCAGTTTTATCGATATTTCGGAGTTTAACACATCCCTAGCTTAAATCTCATCCGGTATATTTGAACCAATTAACTATCAGAGCAATTCCTGTTTTAATTATGGTTATACTATATTTGTGCATCTAAAAACAGCAAAAAATCATGGCAAAATACAAACGCATTTTATTAAAATTAAGCGGCGAGTCGCTAATGGGAGATCAACAATATGGTATCGATCAGCAACGTTTAAGTGACTACGCCGAAGAGATTGCCGAAATTGTAAAATCGGGAGTGCAGGTAGGAATTGTAATTGGAGGTGGAAATATTTTTCGCGGATTAAGCGGAGCTGCCAAAGGTTTCGATCGCGTAAAAGGCGACCAAATGGGAATGCTGGCAACAGTAATAAACAGTTTGGCATTAAATTCGGCATTGGTTAATCAGGGTATTAAATCAAAAGTGCTTACTGCAATTAGAATGGAGCCTGTTGGAGAATACTACTCGAAAGACAAAGCTGTTGAAGCCATGGAGAATGGTGAAGTTGTTATAATTTCAGGCGGAACCGGCAATCCCTATTTTACCACCGACACAGCAAGTGCGTTACGTGGAATTGAAATTGAAGCCGAAGTAATGTTAAAAGGAACCCGTGTTGACGGCATTTATACGGCAGATCCTGAGAAAGATAAAACAGCAACTAAGTTTGATAAAATAAGTTTTGACGAAATCTATAATCGGAATCTCAGAATTATGGATCTCACAGCTACAACTTTGTGTAAAGAAAACAATTTGCCTATTTATGTTTTTAATATGGATCAAAAAGGTAATTTACAGAAAGTTATGAGTGGCGAAGACCTCGGTACTTTGGTTTATATTTAACCTTGGTTTATTTGAATTAGTAATAAATTAAATAAAAAATTTTTGGGAATTTATATTTTTTCTATATTTGCTGACAGTCCACAGTTGGAAAGACAGTGAAATACCGATGCAAGAAGAAGTAGAATTTGTTTTAGATCATTGTAAAGAGAAAATGGCAGCTGCCGTTGAACACCTTGAGAAGGAATTAGTTCACATCCGTGCAGGTAAAGCAAATCCAGCCATGTTGGATGGAGTTCATGTAGAATATTATGGTAGTCAAACGCCACTAAGTCAAGTGTCTAACATAAGTACACCTGATGCACGAACAATTGCAGTTCAACCTTGGGAGAAAAATTTGATCCCGGAAATTGAAAAAGCAATTCAAAATGCAAATTTGGGATTGAACCCGGATAATAATGGCGAGATTATTAGAATTAATATTCCTGTACTGACTGAAGAAAGACGAAGAGGTTTGGTAAAACAAGCCCATCAGGAAGGCGAAAACGCAAAAGTAAGCGTTCGCGGAGCACGAAAAGACTCGAATGATAGCCTTAAGAAACTTCAAAAAGAAGGATTGTCGGAGGATATCGAGAAAGACGCGGAAGCGGAAGTGCAAAAAATGACTGATGAATTTGGAAAGAAGATCGACGCCTTAGTGCAAGCTAAGGAAGAAGATATAATGACTATTTAATTGTTTCTAGTTTTCTGTTTTCTGAACATTGTTTAATTGTTTTCATGGCTTTGAGGCAGCTTGTAGAAGCTGCCTTTTTTTTGTCCTAAATTTTACTTCTTTCTGAAGTAATAACTTTTCCGCTCTTCTTTAATGTCAAATGTAAACACCTCTGATGGTGCAGAATGGAATACTGATAGTAGCCCGATATCGCCGGCACAGAACAAACTGTGTATACTCATAATTAATGCGAATGCATATACTGCATCATGGCGAAAGAAAATGGCAACTCCGCAAAGCGTAATTATCTTAACCAAAACCAAAGGAGCCAGTGCTATTAAGGTAAATTGTTTGCGATTTAAAACGTAACGATCAGCTTCTGCATAAAACATGAATTTTTTCAAATAGGCTCCAAAATTTAGGCTCGGAGCACCGGTTAATTTAATAACAATTCCATGAATAAGTTCATGAATAATGATGAGTGCAGAAAGGCAAAAAACAATTGCTCCAAGGCTGTACCAAAGTGGTTGACATTCTTCGTTAAAACAATAAATAATTGCGCGTGTCAATACAAAGAGTCCTGTAATAACCATAACAAGTTGGTAGATCATGTATGCTTTTACCAGCCAACCACCTTTTTCAAGTTGCGATAGTACGAATGATTTTATTTCAGTGTGATTTGGTGCTGCAACGAGCTCATAGTTTTCGCTGTTTTGTAACTCCTCAATTGATGGATTAATCCTATTCATAACGAATGATCTGATAGAGATCTTTTAAGTTAAACAGCCGGATTAGTATGGCAACAATAACAGCCCCGGCTATCATTGCAATATAACCATAAAACCATTGTCCTATTTGTTTTGATAAAAGCCCTAAAAGAACTACGCTTGCTACAAACACAGCCAGTCGGATTAGATAGGAAAGCTGAGGTTTAAGTTTGAAAATATAGAGCGCGAGTATAAGTTGAGTAAATCCGGCAAATAGCTGGGTAGACAAACTTGCAAAGGCAGAACCAAAAGCCATATAACGTGGAATTAATAGAAGGTTCAGAAGAACATTCAGCACCATCCCGCAAAAGGCCATTATGTTTAGTTGTTTCATGCTGCCGTTTGCAGTTAGTAGAGTTCCGAATATGTAGGTGGTTGCAATGCCTATAAATCCGGTCATTAATATGCCCAATATTCCCGACGAATGCTCGATGTTGGAAGTGTATAATACTCCCATTATTTCTTTATTGTAAAATAAGCTTGAAACAGCAATTATTATTGCAGGAACAATTAATAAAGTGTACGAAAGTTTTACCATTGAACCAACCTTTTCTTTTTGCTTTATCATTTTAGCAAAAATCGGAAGTAGTAAACCTGCAAATAAAACCCCAAACATTGATACGGCGTCGAGCAAACGGAAAGCTTTGGCATAAATCCCGGCTTGTTCTTTACCAACCGGATCAGGTAGAAGGCGCTCAAGCATTACCGAATCAATACGATTATAAAACGACATAAGTAAAATAAGCAACGCGTAAGGATACGATTTGCGGAGAAAGACCCAAAAAAATGAAAAATTGAAACGAATTTTTATACTGCCTGATTCTTTTAAAACAATGGCAAAAGTAATGAGAGTTGTTAATGCATACGAAATGGTTTGGGCGTAAATAAACCACTCAATAGTAAACTGTATAGGAATAACATTGGTAAACAGTAAAAGGCTGCAAATAGCGATCATGAAGCTACGGTCGAGTACTGAAATTACACTGTCGGTACGAAATAAATGTAGCGCACTTATATTCGATCTTAAATACAAGGTAAACGAAATAAGAAACTGATTGAGAATAAGGAAAAACAATAAATGAAACTGAATTTTACTATACCCTATAATTGCCGCAACGATCAAGCTAAAAACGGCATAAACAATAGCCAGCACAAACTTAAGACCGACAATGTTTGACAAGTGTTTGGGCAAAAGAAAGTTGTGTTGAGCAATATTGCGGTTGTTGAAATTTGTAATGCCAACATCAAGCAAAATATTCAAAAGCATCGAGAAATTAAACAAGGCAAAATACATCCCAAAACTTTCGTCGCCAACTGTATTTTGTACAGTTCGGTCGATGCCAAATAACCAAAAAGGCTTAATTAAAAGATTAAGGAAAAGTAGTAATATAAGATTGGTTACAAATTTACGTTTCAAAACACCATGCTTCTTGTATTGTACCTAGAATTTGAACGCTTAAAAGTAACAAATATTTGAACAGACTTTGTACATTTACGAAAAATCGACAGCACTTATGGTTATTGCCGTAAATACTCGTTTGTTATTAAAAGGAAAGCTTGAAGGAATTGGTTGGTTTACGTATGAAACGTTAAAACGAATGACGATCAATCATCCGGAGCACGAGTTTATTTTTATATTCGACAGGCCTTTTAGCAAGGATTATATTTTTGCAGAAAACGTAACCCCCGTGGTGGTTGGGCCGCCAACACGTCATCCGGTTTTGTGGTATTTGTGGTTTGAGTATCAGATTCCGAAAATTCTGAAAAAATACAAAGCAAACCTCTTTCTGTCGCCTGATGGTTACCTGTCGAGGCGTACGAAAGTGCCGCAGTTGGGCGTAATTCACGACATTAACTTT
It contains:
- a CDS encoding DUF3267 domain-containing protein — its product is MNRINPSIEELQNSENYELVAAPNHTEIKSFVLSQLEKGGWLVKAYMIYQLVMVITGLFVLTRAIIYCFNEECQPLWYSLGAIVFCLSALIIIHELIHGIVIKLTGAPSLNFGAYLKKFMFYAEADRYVLNRKQFTLIALAPLVLVKIITLCGVAIFFRHDAVYAFALIMSIHSLFCAGDIGLLSVFHSAPSEVFTFDIKEERKSYYFRKK
- the frr gene encoding ribosome recycling factor, translating into MQEEVEFVLDHCKEKMAAAVEHLEKELVHIRAGKANPAMLDGVHVEYYGSQTPLSQVSNISTPDARTIAVQPWEKNLIPEIEKAIQNANLGLNPDNNGEIIRINIPVLTEERRRGLVKQAHQEGENAKVSVRGARKDSNDSLKKLQKEGLSEDIEKDAEAEVQKMTDEFGKKIDALVQAKEEDIMTI
- the pyrH gene encoding UMP kinase, yielding MAKYKRILLKLSGESLMGDQQYGIDQQRLSDYAEEIAEIVKSGVQVGIVIGGGNIFRGLSGAAKGFDRVKGDQMGMLATVINSLALNSALVNQGIKSKVLTAIRMEPVGEYYSKDKAVEAMENGEVVIISGGTGNPYFTTDTASALRGIEIEAEVMLKGTRVDGIYTADPEKDKTATKFDKISFDEIYNRNLRIMDLTATTLCKENNLPIYVFNMDQKGNLQKVMSGEDLGTLVYI
- a CDS encoding oligosaccharide flippase family protein; its protein translation is MKRKFVTNLILLLFLNLLIKPFWLFGIDRTVQNTVGDESFGMYFALFNFSMLLNILLDVGITNFNNRNIAQHNFLLPKHLSNIVGLKFVLAIVYAVFSLIVAAIIGYSKIQFHLLFFLILNQFLISFTLYLRSNISALHLFRTDSVISVLDRSFMIAICSLLLFTNVIPIQFTIEWFIYAQTISYALTTLITFAIVLKESGSIKIRFNFSFFWVFLRKSYPYALLILLMSFYNRIDSVMLERLLPDPVGKEQAGIYAKAFRLLDAVSMFGVLFAGLLLPIFAKMIKQKEKVGSMVKLSYTLLIVPAIIIAVSSLFYNKEIMGVLYTSNIEHSSGILGILMTGFIGIATTYIFGTLLTANGSMKQLNIMAFCGMVLNVLLNLLLIPRYMAFGSAFASLSTQLFAGFTQLILALYIFKLKPQLSYLIRLAVFVASVVLLGLLSKQIGQWFYGYIAMIAGAVIVAILIRLFNLKDLYQIIRYE